A window of Pan paniscus chromosome 10, NHGRI_mPanPan1-v2.0_pri, whole genome shotgun sequence contains these coding sequences:
- the LOC100970801 gene encoding large ribosomal subunit protein uL23-like, translating into MALKAEKEAPATPKAKAKALKAKKAVLKGVHSHKKQKIYMSPTFQWPKTLQLQRQPKYPRKSTPRRNELDHYAVIKFLLTTEPAMKKIEDNNNMLVFTKDVKANKHQIKQAVKKLYNIDVAQFNTLIRPDGEKKAYVQPSPDYDALDVANKIGII; encoded by the coding sequence ATGGCACTGAAAGCAGAGAAGGAAGCTCCTGCCACTCCTAAAGCCAAAGCCAAGGCTTTGAAGGCCAAGAAGGCAGTGTTGAAAGGTGTCCACAGCCACAAAAAACAGAAGATCTACATGTCACCAACCTTCCAGTGGCCCAAGACACTGCAACTCCAGAGGCAACCCAAATATCCTCGGAAGAGCACCCCCAGGAGAAATGAACTTGACCACTATGCTGTCATTAAGTTTCTGCTGACCACTGAGCCGGCCATGAAGAAGATAGAAGACAACAACAACATGCTTGTGTTCACTAAGGACGTTAAAGCCAACAAGCACCAAATCAAAcaggctgtgaagaagctctatAACATTGACGTGGCCCAATTCAACACCCTGATTCGGCCTGATGGAGAGAAGAAGGCGTATGTTCAGCCATCTCCTGATTATGATGCTTTGGATGTTGCCAACAAAATTGGGATCATctaa